From Candidatus Binatus sp., one genomic window encodes:
- a CDS encoding DUF4870 domain-containing protein, with protein sequence MNGDAARARNQPIAALAYLGFFVTGVIFLFVEPYSQDDFIRFHARQSIAFTIAWFAAHIVFAVFIAVMPRPIASLLGFISGLVDAGFAVFWVILMYKAYNGERYRIPELADIVDNVAGTTP encoded by the coding sequence ATGAACGGCGACGCCGCCAGAGCCCGCAACCAACCGATCGCAGCGCTCGCGTACCTCGGATTTTTCGTCACCGGGGTGATTTTTCTGTTCGTCGAACCGTACAGCCAGGACGACTTCATTCGCTTCCACGCGCGCCAATCGATCGCGTTTACGATCGCGTGGTTCGCCGCCCACATCGTCTTCGCGGTTTTTATCGCAGTGATGCCCCGTCCGATTGCCTCACTGCTCGGATTCATCTCGGGCCTGGTCGATGCTGGCTTTGCGGTTTTCTGGGTCATCCTGATGTACAAGGCCTACAACGGCGAACGCTATCGGATTCCCGAACTCGCCGACATCGTCGATAACGTCGCGGGCACCACGCCCTAA
- a CDS encoding sigma-54-dependent Fis family transcriptional regulator gives MALESKLAPSENPPPFERAMIGQHPAIAKLRKLVERVATSEATVLITGESGTGKEVVAHTIHALSPRCRQPFVAVNCAAIPTELLESEMFGHERGAFTGAAAPRGGLLASADRGTIFLDEISEMPYVLQAKLLRVIEDGVVRPVGSDRASHIDVRVIAASNVDLPKAVQRGVFRADLFYRLQVIPIMIPPLRERRSDIPLLVTHFLERIRARNPDRDIQVSREAMVAMWSYDWPGNIRELENLIERMAILCDGSVIDISNLPENVVAVTRPVVPQIPESLGEDGLDLNQLVRDLEGRLINDALKQAGGNKQAAARLLGLKRTTFSAKLRRCGVIAIAADDNQKDSRQV, from the coding sequence GTGGCTCTCGAATCAAAACTGGCTCCCAGCGAAAATCCTCCGCCGTTCGAGCGCGCCATGATCGGGCAGCATCCCGCGATCGCCAAGCTGCGCAAACTGGTCGAACGCGTGGCGACCAGCGAAGCAACGGTGCTGATCACAGGCGAGAGCGGCACCGGCAAAGAAGTCGTTGCGCATACCATCCATGCGCTGTCGCCGCGATGCCGCCAGCCATTCGTGGCGGTGAACTGCGCCGCGATTCCAACTGAACTGCTGGAATCCGAAATGTTCGGGCATGAGCGCGGAGCTTTCACCGGCGCCGCGGCGCCGCGCGGCGGCCTGCTTGCGAGTGCCGATCGCGGAACGATCTTTCTCGACGAGATCAGCGAAATGCCGTATGTGCTACAAGCCAAACTGCTGCGCGTGATCGAGGACGGCGTGGTGCGGCCGGTCGGCTCCGATCGGGCGAGCCATATCGACGTGCGCGTAATCGCGGCCAGCAACGTCGATTTGCCAAAAGCGGTGCAGAGAGGCGTGTTTCGCGCGGACCTGTTTTATCGATTGCAGGTGATTCCGATCATGATTCCGCCGCTCCGCGAGCGCCGCTCGGATATCCCGCTGCTGGTAACGCACTTCCTCGAGCGAATCCGCGCGCGCAATCCGGACCGCGATATCCAGGTGAGCCGCGAAGCGATGGTGGCGATGTGGTCCTACGATTGGCCCGGCAACATCCGCGAGCTGGAAAACCTGATCGAGCGGATGGCGATCCTGTGCGACGGCTCCGTAATCGATATTTCAAACCTGCCCGAGAATGTGGTCGCAGTCACGCGTCCGGTGGTTCCGCAAATCCCGGAATCACTCGGGGAAGACGGCCTCGACCTGAACCAATTGGTACGGGACTTGGAAGGAAGGTTGATCAACGACGCGCTCAAGCAGGCCGGCGGCAACAAGCAGGCGGCGGCGCGGCTGCTGGGACTCAAGCGGACCACGTTTTCCGCCAAGCTCAGACGATGCGGCGTGATCGCAATCGCCGCGGACGATAACCAGAAAGACTCACGCCAGGTATAG
- a CDS encoding PleD family two-component system response regulator encodes MSDSIRLPQIMVVDDDQDTVAILSRHLQREGFLPIETNSGAQCLKLVHENEVDVILLDLMMPEMDGFEVVRALKNDPITAEIPIIMITARDDLDAREEGMRLGVSDFLAKPVFRKQLATRVRAQLEVLEASRNATAALDRLERAEKH; translated from the coding sequence ATGAGCGATTCAATCAGGCTGCCCCAAATCATGGTGGTGGATGACGACCAGGACACGGTCGCTATTCTTTCGCGGCATCTTCAGCGCGAAGGCTTTCTTCCAATTGAGACCAACTCTGGCGCACAATGTCTCAAATTGGTTCACGAGAACGAAGTCGATGTCATTCTGCTCGACCTGATGATGCCCGAGATGGACGGCTTCGAAGTTGTCCGCGCGCTGAAAAACGATCCGATCACCGCCGAAATCCCGATCATCATGATCACCGCCCGCGACGACCTTGACGCGCGCGAGGAGGGCATGCGCCTCGGCGTGAGCGACTTCCTCGCCAAGCCGGTTTTCCGCAAGCAGCTCGCGACTCGCGTGCGCGCGCAACTGGAGGTTCTCGAAGCGTCGCGCAACGCCACCGCGGCGCTCGATCGCCTGGAGCGCGCGGAAAAGCACTAG
- a CDS encoding 6-carboxytetrahydropterin synthase, whose translation MTAKFSVHVAKENLKFSAAHFIAYAGFREPLHGHNYQVGVYVEGGLANTGYVIDFGLIKKLTKEIVDRLDEHTIIPADSDCLTIDGPADGRISVRYENEEFVFPASDVCLVPIVHSSAEELARYIWNQLTNALKARDALTDVTVIEISVAEGPGQSAIYRSEIPPQER comes from the coding sequence ATGACGGCGAAATTTTCAGTGCACGTCGCGAAGGAAAACCTCAAATTTTCTGCCGCGCATTTCATCGCGTACGCGGGCTTCCGCGAACCGCTGCACGGGCACAACTACCAGGTCGGCGTTTACGTCGAGGGCGGACTTGCGAACACAGGCTACGTGATCGATTTCGGGTTGATCAAAAAATTGACCAAGGAAATCGTCGATCGCCTCGACGAGCATACGATCATCCCCGCTGATAGCGATTGCCTGACGATCGATGGTCCCGCCGACGGACGCATCAGCGTCCGTTACGAAAACGAGGAGTTCGTTTTCCCGGCCAGCGACGTTTGCCTCGTGCCGATCGTTCATAGCTCCGCCGAGGAACTCGCGCGCTACATCTGGAATCAGCTCACCAACGCGCTGAAAGCGCGCGACGCCCTCACGGACGTCACCGTCATCGAGATTTCGGTGGCCGAGGGCCCCGGCCAGTCGGCGATTTATCGGAGCGAAATCCCGCCGCAGGAAAGATAA
- a CDS encoding ResA-like WAxxUGC motif-containing protein has translation MAIDIIYGEQVIHGVDAQEKGSALWLKAADLERIAGWTHRPEGFCRGDVCIPVPASLKDGVVAGDRYNLVALAGLLGRPVVADTEHQVWCVGEAASDRKRSLTSLEGPNFTLPDLDGNLHSLADYRGKKVLVVSWASWUGCRFDLPVWQALYEELGPKGFVPIAIAFDSGGNAAAEPWIKAANPTYPSLIDRRHVVAELYDMVNVPTAVWIDERGKIVRPSEPAGVTDAFRKMDRTNFSIPTEAMNELQNKRKAYLDALRDWVANGSASRFALSEDEVLRRMHTPDDSHVRAAANFRLGEYLFEQGHADAAKKYFEEAKRLCPESWNYKRQAWALEDPMKAGGPEFWAAVDSLGEGKYYPAAEDIQ, from the coding sequence ATGGCGATCGACATCATCTATGGCGAGCAAGTCATCCACGGGGTGGACGCCCAGGAAAAAGGTTCCGCACTGTGGCTGAAGGCCGCCGATCTCGAGCGAATCGCCGGCTGGACGCATCGCCCCGAGGGCTTTTGCCGCGGCGACGTATGCATCCCGGTGCCCGCGTCGCTGAAAGACGGCGTCGTCGCAGGCGATCGATACAACCTGGTTGCGCTCGCGGGCCTGCTCGGACGGCCCGTGGTCGCCGACACGGAGCATCAGGTGTGGTGCGTCGGCGAGGCCGCGTCGGATCGCAAGCGCAGTCTGACTTCGCTCGAAGGCCCGAATTTCACGCTGCCCGATCTCGACGGCAACCTGCATTCGCTGGCGGATTATCGCGGCAAGAAGGTGCTGGTCGTTTCATGGGCCTCATGGTGAGGATGCCGCTTTGACCTGCCGGTCTGGCAGGCCCTTTACGAAGAACTCGGACCCAAAGGATTTGTGCCAATCGCGATTGCGTTCGACAGCGGCGGCAATGCGGCCGCCGAGCCGTGGATCAAGGCCGCGAACCCCACTTATCCGAGCTTGATCGATCGGCGTCACGTCGTCGCCGAACTTTACGACATGGTCAACGTGCCGACCGCGGTGTGGATCGACGAGCGCGGAAAGATCGTTCGCCCGAGCGAGCCGGCCGGCGTGACCGACGCGTTCCGCAAGATGGATCGCACCAATTTTTCGATACCGACCGAAGCGATGAACGAGTTGCAGAACAAGCGCAAGGCGTATCTCGATGCGCTCCGCGACTGGGTCGCCAACGGATCGGCCAGCCGCTTTGCGCTCAGCGAGGACGAGGTTCTGCGCCGGATGCATACGCCGGACGATTCGCACGTTCGCGCGGCGGCAAATTTTCGGCTCGGCGAGTACCTGTTCGAACAAGGGCACGCCGACGCGGCGAAGAAATATTTCGAGGAAGCGAAGCGGCTTTGTCCCGAGAGCTGGAATTACAAGCGCCAGGCGTGGGCGCTCGAGGATCCGATGAAAGCGGGCGGGCCCGAGTTCTGGGCTGCCGTCGATTCGCTGGGCGAAGGAAAATATTATCCGGCCGCCGAAGACATCCAGTAA